DNA sequence from the Prolixibacter sp. SD074 genome:
ACGTTTAAAAAAGGCATCAATTGCCTGGATGCATCATACCTAAGACATCTAAAAAAATAATCTTTCCCTGCACCAGCCGGACTAACCAGGGAAGGAAATTCATTATTAATCATTTAAATCAAAACATTATGAATATGAACCTGAATGCAATTGGACTAGAGGTAGAAAAAGCCGAAAACCTTTCGGCAAAATTGAACCAGCTTCTGGCAAACTACCAGGTATTTTACATCAATGTAAGAGGTTTTCACTGGAACATCAAAGGTGACAAGTTCTTCGAGCTGCACATCAAGTTTGAAGAGTTGTACAATGATTTGCAACTAAAAAATGATGAAATTGCCGAACGAATTCTGACACTTGGAAATACACCATTTCACAGTTATACCGATTACCTGAAGAATAGTAAAATAAAAGAGGTAACTGATATTTCGGATGGGAACCAAAGCGTTGCGGAAATTCTGAACGCCTTTAAGGTGATTATTAAATTACAACGGGAAATCCTGGCTGATTCGGACAAAGCCGCCGATGAAGGAACAAACGCCCTGATGAGCAATTACGTTCGCGAACAGGAAAAACTGGTTTGGATGTACTCTTCGTTCCTCGGTGACAAGATTTTGAGTTAATGGAAGCCATAAATTAGTAAAACAGAAAGGTGTCCGAAATCAGGGCACCTTTCTTAGGCTATTGACGTACCCGCATTTAGGAAACAGTATACCGCTAAGCCACACGTAGGCAATACTCCCGGTTAAGGCACTACCTTACGGAAGGAAAAGATATTAGTAAAATACTGTAAAAC
Encoded proteins:
- a CDS encoding Dps family protein — encoded protein: MNMNLNAIGLEVEKAENLSAKLNQLLANYQVFYINVRGFHWNIKGDKFFELHIKFEELYNDLQLKNDEIAERILTLGNTPFHSYTDYLKNSKIKEVTDISDGNQSVAEILNAFKVIIKLQREILADSDKAADEGTNALMSNYVREQEKLVWMYSSFLGDKILS